A DNA window from Phycisphaerales bacterium contains the following coding sequences:
- the dnaN gene encoding DNA polymerase III subunit beta: protein MKVICDRAALVEALNIVTAAVALRTPKPVLTCIKLSAGDGALTLAATDLEAALRLSTEKVDIHEDGEALIPADKFSQICRESVDPTLTIEVKDDVASIRGQDSRFKVFGYPVGDFPPLPETADIGKPDFTIDAGQITTLIERTRFATARENSRYAINGVLMKRKAKKVEFVATDGRRLAVARGTCSSIGDKNESQCIIPSKALNHLMKLTGSPEDKVSAYITDSQAIFIVGQDGREAMLATNLVEGSFPPYEDVIPKDLDKKVTFELDTLASAVRRAALLTNEESKGVRLSFREGGLTISSRAPEMGEAEIKVPLAKYEGDDVEVGFNPTFITDALKVIHADQIVFELKAPTKPGMIRAGNDFTYVLMPVSLN, encoded by the coding sequence ATGAAGGTGATCTGCGATCGGGCGGCTCTGGTTGAGGCTCTCAACATCGTGACTGCGGCGGTGGCGCTGCGGACGCCCAAGCCCGTGCTCACGTGCATCAAACTCTCCGCCGGCGACGGGGCGCTCACCCTCGCCGCAACCGACCTCGAGGCCGCCCTGCGCCTCTCCACCGAGAAGGTGGACATCCACGAAGACGGCGAGGCGCTCATCCCCGCCGACAAGTTCAGCCAGATCTGTCGCGAGTCGGTCGATCCGACGCTGACCATCGAGGTCAAGGACGACGTGGCGAGCATCCGCGGGCAGGATTCGCGCTTCAAGGTGTTCGGCTATCCCGTGGGCGACTTTCCGCCGCTGCCCGAGACGGCCGACATCGGCAAGCCGGACTTCACCATCGACGCCGGACAGATCACCACGCTCATTGAGCGCACGCGCTTCGCCACCGCCCGCGAGAACTCGCGCTACGCGATCAACGGCGTGCTCATGAAGCGCAAGGCCAAGAAGGTCGAGTTCGTCGCGACCGACGGCCGGCGCCTGGCGGTGGCGCGCGGCACGTGCTCGAGCATCGGCGACAAGAACGAGAGCCAGTGCATCATCCCCAGCAAAGCGCTCAACCACCTCATGAAACTCACCGGCAGCCCGGAAGACAAGGTCAGCGCCTACATCACCGACAGCCAGGCGATTTTCATCGTCGGGCAGGACGGTCGCGAGGCCATGCTGGCGACGAATCTCGTGGAGGGCTCCTTCCCGCCCTACGAAGACGTCATTCCCAAGGACCTCGACAAGAAGGTGACGTTCGAACTCGACACGCTCGCCTCGGCCGTGCGCCGGGCGGCGCTGCTGACCAACGAAGAATCAAAGGGCGTGCGGCTGTCGTTCCGCGAGGGCGGGTTGACGATTTCGAGCCGCGCGCCCGAGATGGGCGAAGCGGAGATCAAGGTGCCGCTGGCCAAGTACGAAGGCGACGACGTGGAAGTAGGCTTCAACCCGACGTTCATCACCGATGCGCTCAAGGTGATTCACGCGGACCAGATCGTGTTCGAACTCAAGGCCCCGACCAAGCCCGGCATGATCCGCGCGGGCAACGACTTCACCTACGTGCTCATGCCGGTGAGCCTGAACTGA
- a CDS encoding trypsin-like peptidase domain-containing protein, with product MAENKRSGVSNGLLAVMLFVMAGYIAIDKVWPTIRAMNARPREITPRGDLADAEKTTIDIFNAASPSVVFITNAQLARDRITRDVMSVPAGSGSGVIWDDLGHVLTNLHVVAGADQLIVTLPDQTSWQADLVGWSERYDLAVLQMSAPASSLRPIPIGESANLQVGQTVFAIGNPFGLDQTLTTGIISALHREIPGENGRELQDMIQTDAAINPGNSGGPLLDSAGRLIGVNTAIFSPTRTNLGIGFATPVDVINEVVPQLIAHGREIKPYLGVYLDEYVSARLGIEGVMIVTVLPESPADKAGLQPARIVQGRLDPGDIILAIDGTATPNRRALEAIIDRHDVGDRIELTINRDGREATIEVLLETARPAR from the coding sequence GTGGCAGAGAACAAGCGGAGCGGCGTGTCCAACGGCCTGCTGGCGGTGATGCTCTTTGTTATGGCCGGCTACATCGCCATCGACAAGGTGTGGCCGACCATCCGCGCGATGAACGCCAGACCGCGCGAGATCACGCCGCGCGGCGACCTCGCCGACGCCGAAAAGACCACCATCGACATCTTCAACGCCGCTTCGCCCTCGGTCGTGTTCATCACTAACGCCCAGCTCGCCCGCGACCGCATCACGCGCGACGTGATGTCGGTCCCGGCCGGCAGCGGCTCGGGGGTGATCTGGGATGACCTCGGCCACGTGCTGACCAACCTCCACGTCGTGGCCGGCGCCGATCAGCTCATCGTGACCCTCCCCGACCAGACGTCCTGGCAGGCCGACCTCGTGGGATGGTCAGAGCGCTACGACCTGGCCGTATTGCAGATGTCGGCGCCGGCGTCGTCGCTGCGGCCTATTCCCATCGGCGAGTCGGCCAACCTGCAGGTCGGGCAGACGGTCTTCGCCATCGGCAACCCGTTCGGCCTCGACCAGACGCTGACGACGGGCATCATCAGCGCTCTGCACCGCGAGATTCCCGGCGAGAACGGCCGCGAGCTCCAAGACATGATCCAGACCGACGCCGCCATCAACCCCGGCAACTCCGGCGGGCCGCTGCTCGATTCGGCGGGCCGGCTCATCGGCGTCAACACCGCCATCTTCAGCCCGACGCGCACCAACCTGGGCATCGGCTTTGCCACGCCTGTGGATGTCATCAACGAAGTCGTGCCTCAACTCATCGCGCACGGCCGGGAGATCAAGCCTTACCTCGGCGTCTATCTCGATGAATACGTTTCGGCGCGCCTGGGCATCGAGGGAGTGATGATCGTCACCGTACTGCCCGAATCGCCGGCCGACAAGGCCGGGCTGCAGCCGGCGCGGATCGTGCAGGGGCGGCTGGATCCGGGCGACATCATTCTCGCCATCGACGGCACGGCCACGCCCAACCGGCGCGCGCTCGAGGCCATCATCGACCGCCATGATGTCGGCGATCGCATCGAACTCACCATCAATCGCGACGGCCGCGAGGCGACCATCGAAGTCCTCCTCGAAACGGCTCGACCGGCCCGCTGA
- a CDS encoding DUF4185 domain-containing protein: MAQSPPFRVMRDAGWIQLLDRDHGWNAADGCISIPLNGIEAPGLDPQPRTLFTFGDSIIGDVGPDGRRLPGNEFINNSMLYVDGLEPDPARSDFIYVRNDGNGHPRSAFIPTTPDAQPGDYFWLMDGLALGDWVHVFGIHLRPPPGGGWPSNQGITMITIPKDSRPPFEDQVQRKVPLYAPPNGDIGPYQFPSCIMSNTQAAGAPHPDGYIYIYGAREDPFVKKAIVARVLPEQFADISAWRYWDGSAWVEGITNSAPMTGRISGVYSVTPMPSGKYIMVFQKDTIAPEVAIRIGDSPTGPWGSMIEIYHCPETDQDPDIYAYNASAHPHLSKPGELLISYSVNSWDFEDAFWIADLGRPRFIRLKLTGN; the protein is encoded by the coding sequence GTGGCGCAAAGCCCGCCGTTCCGCGTGATGCGCGACGCCGGCTGGATTCAACTGCTCGACCGCGACCACGGCTGGAACGCCGCAGATGGCTGCATCTCGATCCCGCTCAACGGCATCGAGGCGCCCGGGCTCGATCCGCAGCCGCGCACACTCTTCACGTTCGGCGATTCGATCATCGGCGACGTCGGGCCCGACGGCCGGCGCCTGCCCGGCAACGAGTTCATCAACAACTCGATGCTCTATGTCGATGGACTCGAACCCGATCCCGCCAGGTCGGATTTCATCTACGTCCGCAACGACGGCAATGGCCATCCGCGCTCAGCGTTCATTCCGACCACACCCGACGCCCAGCCGGGCGATTACTTCTGGCTGATGGATGGCCTCGCGCTGGGCGACTGGGTGCACGTTTTCGGCATCCACCTGCGTCCGCCGCCGGGCGGCGGCTGGCCGAGCAACCAGGGCATCACGATGATCACGATCCCCAAGGACAGCCGGCCGCCCTTTGAGGATCAGGTGCAGCGCAAGGTGCCGCTGTACGCGCCGCCCAACGGCGACATCGGGCCGTACCAGTTCCCGTCGTGCATCATGTCCAACACCCAGGCCGCCGGAGCGCCGCACCCGGATGGATACATCTACATCTACGGCGCCCGCGAAGATCCGTTCGTGAAGAAGGCAATCGTGGCGCGCGTGCTGCCCGAGCAGTTCGCCGACATCAGCGCCTGGCGCTACTGGGATGGCAGCGCGTGGGTCGAGGGCATCACGAACAGCGCCCCGATGACCGGCCGCATTTCGGGCGTCTACAGCGTGACCCCGATGCCCAGCGGCAAGTACATCATGGTGTTCCAGAAGGACACGATCGCGCCCGAGGTGGCCATCCGCATCGGCGACAGCCCGACGGGGCCTTGGGGCTCGATGATCGAGATCTACCACTGCCCCGAGACGGACCAGGACCCGGACATCTACGCGTACAACGCCAGCGCGCATCCGCACCTGAGCAAGCCAGGCGAACTGCTGATTTCCTACAGCGTGAACTCGTGGGATTTCGAGGATGCGTTCTGGATCGCCGACCTGGGAAGGCCGCGATTTATCCGGTTGAAGTTGACGGGGAATTGA
- a CDS encoding glycosyltransferase has protein sequence MPNIEHAESPTITAHPDGALLAVVPAYNAQEFVANAIGCLLADACIKTIIVVNDGSTDATRDCIEQCRAELPDPGRVILIDQPNAGVSAARNRGIEQALQLDVGRQVVFLDADDTWFAHSGSVVHERFAACPEAALLVAARMEIYPGTHKAARCNAPHSPWTNAPMTDRAIVFEPVAFFGASGLCVARRVLEAGVRFDREFQVGEDRDFACRALEHGPLLVSADPLLTVRLFETAQRRNLTGAANMERWLSDHLRLVQKHRDVPGADDRLRRQTDWLLNHALRLSVRHGMELVGEQMWSRYAALYREMGWRRPWKVIRRRILPASVMRLFDR, from the coding sequence ATGCCCAACATTGAACATGCCGAGTCTCCGACGATCACGGCGCACCCCGACGGGGCGCTGCTCGCCGTGGTGCCGGCCTACAACGCGCAGGAGTTCGTGGCCAACGCCATCGGCTGCCTGCTGGCCGATGCGTGCATCAAGACCATCATCGTCGTCAACGACGGCTCGACCGACGCGACGCGCGATTGCATCGAGCAGTGCCGCGCCGAGTTGCCCGACCCGGGGCGCGTGATCCTGATCGACCAGCCCAACGCCGGCGTCTCCGCCGCGCGCAATCGCGGCATCGAGCAAGCGCTGCAACTCGACGTCGGCAGGCAGGTTGTCTTTCTCGACGCCGATGACACGTGGTTTGCACATTCCGGTTCGGTCGTGCACGAACGCTTCGCGGCCTGCCCGGAGGCGGCGCTGCTGGTCGCGGCGCGAATGGAGATCTATCCCGGGACGCACAAGGCGGCCCGGTGCAACGCGCCCCATTCCCCGTGGACCAACGCCCCGATGACCGATCGCGCCATCGTCTTTGAACCGGTCGCGTTCTTTGGCGCATCGGGCCTGTGCGTGGCCCGCCGCGTGCTCGAAGCAGGCGTGCGCTTCGATCGCGAATTCCAGGTCGGCGAGGACCGCGACTTCGCCTGCCGGGCCCTCGAACACGGGCCGCTGCTCGTTTCGGCGGATCCGCTTTTGACGGTGCGCCTCTTCGAAACCGCCCAGCGGCGCAACCTGACGGGCGCTGCGAACATGGAGCGATGGCTCAGCGATCATCTGCGTCTCGTGCAGAAGCACCGCGATGTGCCCGGCGCCGATGATCGCCTGCGCCGACAGACGGACTGGCTCCTCAACCACGCGCTGCGCCTCTCGGTGCGCCACGGCATGGAACTCGTGGGTGAGCAGATGTGGAGCCGGTACGCGGCGCTCTATCGCGAGATGGGCTGGCGTCGGCCGTGGAAGGTCATCCGCCGCCGCATCCTCCCGGCATCCGTGATGCGCCTGTTCGACCGGTGA
- a CDS encoding glycosyltransferase encodes MPSNAVTITLGWILAIACMGLAAYWSMAMWIIHLANTAMPRVRAGLKASVPEGGWPLVSVVIPAHNEEQFIEHALQTLRASRYPALEIIIAADRCTDGTAAIVKRHTQESAGAVRLVEISQCPAGWSGKCHASWTGAKAARGQWLLFADADTTFHPDLIRAAMGVATEHRLDFLSLLGTLTCSRDFELTHQPVAAMSLMKMFPIHRANRNDRPGRRPFANGQFMLFRASVYESIGTHEHIRDAILEDLRFARRLDFKGHRMGLVLAEELFTVRMYETPEEFERGWTRIFVEAANRNAARLQGHVWRLRTLAAGPVVQAAALGLGMALMRSNPPLAWSLVGLSLAAAAVQVAALVRAYGMQGAPRMSIWRFPLGCMHVARIFADAAADLRKGRTIEWASLTYRIEDQPE; translated from the coding sequence ATGCCCTCGAACGCCGTCACGATCACCCTTGGCTGGATTCTGGCGATCGCGTGCATGGGGCTGGCGGCTTACTGGTCGATGGCGATGTGGATCATCCACCTGGCCAACACAGCCATGCCGCGCGTGCGGGCGGGTCTGAAGGCGAGCGTGCCCGAAGGCGGCTGGCCGCTGGTGAGCGTGGTCATCCCGGCGCACAACGAAGAGCAGTTCATCGAGCACGCGCTGCAGACCTTGCGCGCGAGCCGGTATCCAGCGCTGGAAATCATCATCGCCGCCGACCGGTGCACGGACGGCACTGCGGCGATCGTCAAGCGCCACACTCAGGAGTCGGCCGGCGCGGTGCGGTTGGTGGAAATCAGCCAGTGTCCGGCGGGCTGGTCGGGCAAGTGCCACGCCTCGTGGACGGGCGCCAAGGCGGCGCGCGGGCAGTGGCTGCTCTTCGCCGATGCGGATACGACGTTCCATCCGGACCTCATTCGCGCGGCGATGGGCGTCGCCACCGAGCATCGCCTCGACTTCCTCAGCCTGCTCGGAACCCTGACCTGCTCGCGCGACTTCGAACTCACGCACCAGCCCGTCGCGGCGATGTCGCTCATGAAGATGTTTCCGATCCACCGGGCCAATCGCAACGACCGCCCCGGCAGGCGGCCGTTCGCCAACGGACAGTTCATGCTCTTTCGCGCCTCGGTCTACGAGTCGATCGGCACGCACGAACACATTCGCGACGCCATTCTCGAGGACCTGCGCTTTGCTCGCCGGCTGGACTTCAAGGGGCATCGAATGGGGCTGGTGCTGGCGGAGGAACTCTTCACCGTGCGCATGTACGAGACGCCCGAGGAGTTCGAGCGCGGGTGGACGCGCATCTTCGTCGAGGCGGCCAATCGCAACGCGGCCCGGCTGCAGGGGCACGTCTGGCGGCTGCGGACCCTGGCGGCGGGTCCGGTGGTTCAGGCGGCGGCACTCGGGCTGGGTATGGCGCTGATGCGCAGCAACCCGCCGCTCGCGTGGAGCCTGGTGGGGCTTTCGCTGGCTGCGGCGGCAGTACAGGTGGCGGCGCTGGTCAGGGCGTATGGCATGCAGGGCGCGCCGCGGATGAGCATCTGGCGCTTCCCGCTGGGGTGCATGCACGTGGCGCGGATCTTCGCCGACGCCGCGGCCGACCTGAGAAAAGGCCGCACCATCGAATGGGCGTCGCTGACCTACCGCATCGAAGACCAGCCCGAGTAA
- a CDS encoding sulfotransferase produces MSHAGQWESEPFFIVGTGRSGTTLLQAMLTSHSRLGIPPETKFFQRHDPAQFGGDPLPADRFDAWLGDYFASQDWLDLGLERAEVESTMRAGDRSARALFLSILSAWRSRSGKARIGEKSPLHCRCVRRILEVFPQGKIIHIYRDPRDVVASMRGMEWTTGSVRDQARNWRKILDEHLRLSAELPAASYTGVRFETLVEQPEEQLRRVCAFLGESFEPEMLRFHERGSRGFHEREAAWKGGTQQPLSGASIGRYRGQLSPRQIALVERLAGPMMVRLGYQPVSGWRRHHPLWMTVDAASHAVRKTRRNLGG; encoded by the coding sequence ATGTCGCACGCGGGCCAGTGGGAAAGCGAGCCGTTTTTCATCGTCGGCACCGGCCGCAGCGGGACGACGCTGCTGCAGGCGATGCTCACGAGCCATTCGCGGCTGGGAATCCCGCCCGAGACCAAGTTTTTCCAGCGGCACGACCCGGCCCAGTTCGGCGGCGACCCGCTGCCCGCCGACCGCTTCGACGCCTGGCTGGGCGACTATTTCGCCTCGCAGGACTGGCTGGACCTGGGCCTGGAGCGGGCCGAAGTCGAGTCGACGATGCGCGCGGGCGATCGCAGCGCGCGGGCGCTGTTTCTGAGCATCCTCAGCGCATGGCGATCGCGAAGCGGCAAAGCGCGCATCGGCGAGAAGAGCCCGCTGCACTGCAGGTGCGTGCGGCGCATTCTCGAGGTGTTTCCGCAGGGCAAGATCATCCACATCTACCGCGACCCGCGCGATGTGGTCGCCTCCATGCGCGGCATGGAATGGACCACCGGATCCGTGCGCGACCAGGCGCGCAACTGGCGCAAGATCCTCGATGAGCATCTGCGGCTCAGTGCTGAACTGCCCGCCGCGTCATACACCGGCGTGCGATTCGAGACGCTGGTCGAGCAGCCGGAGGAGCAGTTGCGGCGCGTGTGCGCGTTTCTCGGCGAATCGTTTGAGCCCGAGATGCTGCGCTTCCACGAGCGCGGCTCGAGGGGGTTCCACGAGCGCGAGGCGGCGTGGAAAGGCGGCACGCAGCAGCCGCTCAGCGGCGCCTCGATCGGGCGATACCGCGGGCAACTTTCGCCGCGGCAGATCGCGCTGGTCGAGCGCCTCGCCGGGCCGATGATGGTGAGACTCGGCTACCAGCCGGTGTCGGGCTGGCGGCGGCATCATCCGCTCTGGATGACGGTGGATGCGGCGAGCCACGCGGTGCGCAAGACGCGGCGGAATCTGGGAGGGTGA
- a CDS encoding sulfotransferase domain-containing protein, whose amino-acid sequence MQATEDVNQDPAVSGHAIPDRQPWYRGKPLRRLQGLVGAVVHDHPHRNLFITAMPKSGSTWLARMVASIPGYREWAPPYITETDHTLRPESLRQPPVGYTVTKLHSRPTPEHLALLNGLQRPYVILFRDLRDAAVSGYFFLRGVYGHESAAAYRGLDVEEGISRWMDEKLADRVQWIDGWLAGRDVKWGLVMRYEDLLRDPLEGFQGICDHFEVNLSTAQLRRIVQRHSFQRATGRAPGQADDQSFNRKGIAGDWVNHFTPALKEKFKSIAGDALVRFGYEKRSDW is encoded by the coding sequence ATGCAGGCCACCGAAGATGTGAACCAGGATCCCGCAGTGTCCGGACACGCGATTCCCGACCGCCAGCCCTGGTACCGCGGCAAGCCGCTGCGGCGGCTGCAGGGCCTTGTCGGCGCCGTCGTGCACGACCACCCCCACCGCAACCTCTTCATCACCGCCATGCCCAAGTCCGGCAGCACCTGGCTGGCCCGCATGGTTGCATCCATCCCGGGTTACCGCGAGTGGGCCCCGCCGTACATCACCGAAACCGACCACACGCTGCGGCCCGAGTCGCTCCGGCAGCCGCCGGTGGGCTACACGGTCACCAAACTGCACAGCCGGCCGACGCCCGAGCACCTCGCGCTGCTCAACGGGCTGCAGCGACCCTACGTCATTCTCTTCCGCGACCTGCGCGATGCGGCAGTGAGCGGCTATTTCTTCCTGCGCGGCGTGTACGGGCACGAGTCAGCCGCGGCGTATCGCGGCCTGGACGTGGAGGAAGGCATATCGCGGTGGATGGATGAAAAACTCGCCGATCGCGTGCAGTGGATCGACGGCTGGCTCGCTGGTCGGGATGTCAAGTGGGGGCTTGTCATGCGCTACGAAGACCTGCTGCGCGACCCGCTCGAAGGTTTCCAGGGCATCTGCGACCACTTCGAAGTGAACCTCTCCACAGCGCAGTTGCGCCGGATCGTGCAGCGCCATTCATTCCAGCGCGCCACCGGCCGTGCGCCCGGCCAGGCCGATGACCAGTCATTCAACCGCAAGGGCATTGCCGGCGACTGGGTGAACCACTTCACGCCGGCGCTCAAAGAGAAATTCAAATCGATTGCCGGCGACGCCCTCGTGCGCTTCGGCTACGAAAAGCGCAGCGACTGGTAA
- a CDS encoding DNA-3-methyladenine glycosylase, whose amino-acid sequence MPRQHQLLRADFARRQATVVARDLLGRFIVRIFEDGTRIVARIVETEAYLGGPDRASHAWNGRRTVRNESLYLPGGHWYVYFIYGMHFCLNVVAGETDTGGAALIRAAEIVEGVELAQANRGLKGPPRPADLAGGPGRLCKALKIDRTFDGRAVNDAHLHLAAGRPVRDAAVATGPRIGVAYAGEAALWPLRFAIAGHPEMSRPRL is encoded by the coding sequence ATGCCGCGGCAGCACCAACTGCTCCGCGCCGACTTCGCCCGGCGGCAGGCGACGGTCGTGGCGCGCGATCTGCTCGGCCGTTTCATCGTGCGCATCTTCGAAGACGGCACGCGCATCGTTGCGCGCATCGTCGAGACCGAAGCCTACCTCGGCGGGCCCGATCGCGCCAGCCACGCGTGGAACGGCCGCCGCACGGTGCGCAATGAGTCGCTCTATCTGCCCGGCGGGCACTGGTATGTGTACTTCATCTACGGCATGCACTTCTGCCTCAACGTCGTGGCCGGCGAGACGGACACGGGCGGCGCGGCTCTCATCCGCGCCGCGGAAATCGTCGAAGGAGTCGAACTCGCGCAGGCGAATCGCGGCCTCAAGGGACCGCCGCGCCCCGCCGATCTCGCCGGCGGCCCGGGCAGACTCTGCAAGGCGCTCAAGATCGACCGCACCTTCGACGGCCGGGCGGTCAACGATGCGCACCTGCATCTGGCAGCCGGCCGCCCGGTGCGCGATGCGGCCGTCGCCACCGGGCCGCGCATCGGTGTGGCCTACGCGGGCGAGGCAGCGCTCTGGCCGCTCCGCTTTGCCATTGCCGGGCATCCGGAGATGTCGCGGCCGCGGCTGTAG
- a CDS encoding YraN family protein, producing the protein MALGSWLAGRWRSLRLRGRLDPRHDLGRRGEDLAAAHLASLGLRCIERNVRLGAGEIDLICEAADRTVVFVEVKTRTGDVYRGELAINRDKRRRLIRLAQMIARKRRWLDRRLRIDVVVIVWRDQGEPIIRHHPGAVTLDG; encoded by the coding sequence ATGGCGCTCGGCTCATGGCTCGCTGGGCGCTGGCGCTCGCTACGTCTTCGGGGCCGCCTCGATCCGCGCCATGACCTCGGCCGGCGCGGCGAAGACCTCGCCGCCGCTCACCTTGCATCGCTGGGCCTGCGCTGCATCGAACGCAACGTCCGCCTCGGCGCCGGCGAGATCGATCTCATCTGCGAAGCGGCCGACCGCACGGTCGTATTCGTCGAGGTCAAGACGCGCACGGGCGATGTCTATCGAGGCGAACTCGCCATCAACCGCGACAAGCGCCGCCGGCTGATCCGGCTCGCTCAGATGATCGCGCGAAAGCGGCGCTGGCTCGACCGGCGGCTGCGCATCGACGTGGTCGTCATTGTCTGGCGGGACCAGGGCGAGCCGATCATCCGCCACCACCCCGGCGCGGTTACGCTGGATGGCTAG
- a CDS encoding NAD(P)H-hydrate epimerase, protein MSPSRSESDSQGSRDQPHEELYLFTVEAIRQLDRLAVEHYGLTGAVLMENAARSVAVEVMRLLPPPAAGRRVLICCGPGNNGGDGLALARHLHNEHVSAEILLAFDRAATKLSEEAAMNLRVCERMELPMTHAATSDAVDQFTASVAAPDLIVDALLGTGARSAPRPPLDRLIDWINDSPAPVLSIDVPSGLDAQSGCAAAACVQADVTVALVGVKSGFLELDAQSWIGEIVIGDIGCPRELCERLGQRLHAEPYEADEPHRPRRTSHRPRSR, encoded by the coding sequence ATGAGCCCGTCTCGATCAGAGAGCGACAGCCAGGGTTCGCGCGACCAGCCGCACGAAGAGCTCTACCTCTTCACCGTCGAGGCTATTCGCCAACTCGACCGCCTCGCCGTGGAGCACTACGGCCTGACGGGCGCGGTGCTCATGGAGAACGCGGCTCGGAGCGTAGCCGTCGAGGTGATGCGGCTGCTGCCTCCGCCTGCGGCCGGGCGGCGCGTGCTCATCTGTTGCGGCCCGGGCAACAACGGGGGCGACGGGCTGGCCCTGGCGCGACACCTGCACAATGAACACGTAAGTGCCGAGATCCTGCTCGCCTTCGATCGCGCCGCGACGAAACTTTCCGAAGAAGCGGCGATGAACCTGCGCGTCTGCGAGCGCATGGAACTGCCGATGACCCATGCGGCGACCAGCGATGCCGTGGACCAGTTCACCGCCTCGGTTGCCGCGCCCGATCTGATCGTCGATGCCCTGCTGGGCACGGGAGCCCGCTCGGCGCCGCGTCCGCCGCTCGATCGGCTCATCGATTGGATAAATGATTCGCCCGCGCCGGTGCTGAGCATCGACGTGCCCAGCGGGCTGGACGCGCAGAGCGGCTGCGCCGCCGCGGCGTGCGTGCAGGCGGATGTGACGGTCGCGCTGGTGGGCGTGAAATCGGGCTTTCTCGAACTTGACGCCCAGTCCTGGATCGGCGAGATTGTCATCGGCGACATCGGCTGCCCTCGCGAGCTTTGCGAGCGGCTGGGGCAGCGGCTGCACGCCGAGCCATATGAAGCCGATGAGCCGCACCGGCCGCGCCGAACCTCGCACCGGCCGCGCAGCCGGTGA